One genomic window of Cellulophaga sp. Hel_I_12 includes the following:
- the rplD gene encoding 50S ribosomal protein L4, with protein MKVAVLDIKGKETGRNIELSDAVFGIEPNKHAVYLDVKQYLAHQRQGTHKTKERAEIAGSTRKIKKQKGTGTARAGSIKSPVFRGGGRIFGPRPKDYKQKLNKNVKRLARKSAFSIKSNEKAILVVEDFNFEAPKTKDFIAILKSLGLENKKSLFVLGDSNNNVYLSSRNLKGSEVLTSSDLSTYKILNANNIVLLESSLEGIEANLTKQ; from the coding sequence ATGAAGGTAGCAGTTTTAGATATCAAAGGAAAAGAAACAGGTAGAAATATAGAACTTTCTGACGCTGTATTCGGTATAGAACCAAATAAACATGCAGTTTATTTAGATGTGAAACAATATTTAGCACATCAAAGACAAGGTACACACAAGACCAAAGAAAGAGCTGAAATAGCAGGTAGTACCAGAAAAATTAAAAAGCAAAAAGGTACAGGTACCGCTCGTGCGGGTAGTATTAAGTCTCCAGTTTTTAGAGGTGGTGGACGTATATTTGGACCAAGACCTAAAGATTATAAGCAAAAATTAAATAAAAACGTTAAGCGTTTAGCTAGAAAATCTGCCTTTAGTATTAAGTCTAATGAAAAGGCAATTTTGGTAGTAGAAGATTTTAATTTTGAGGCTCCAAAAACCAAAGATTTTATTGCAATTTTAAAGTCATTAGGATTAGAAAATAAAAAATCTTTATTTGTGTTGGGTGATTCAAATAATAATGTATATTTGTCGTCACGCAATTTAAAGGGGTCTGAAGTTCTAACTAGTTCAGATTTAAGCACTTATAAAATTTTAAATGCTAACAATATTGTGCTTCTAGAGAGTTCTCTAGAAGGAATTGAAGCTAACTTAACAAAACAGTAG
- the rplW gene encoding 50S ribosomal protein L23, protein MSVLIKPIITEKMTADSELHNRYGFIVNPKANKLQIKEAVEATYGVSVNKVRTMNYGPSRKTRYTKTGVQHGKTNAFKKAIVDVKEGDMIDYYSNL, encoded by the coding sequence ATGAGTGTGTTAATTAAGCCTATTATTACTGAGAAAATGACTGCAGATAGCGAGTTGCATAATCGTTACGGTTTTATTGTAAACCCGAAAGCAAATAAGCTACAGATCAAGGAAGCAGTTGAGGCAACTTATGGAGTTTCAGTGAATAAAGTGAGAACTATGAATTATGGTCCTTCAAGAAAAACTCGTTACACGAAGACGGGTGTTCAGCACGGGAAGACAAATGCGTTTAAAAAGGCAATTGTTGATGTGAAAGAAGGAGATATGATTGATTATTACAGTAATCTATAA
- the rpsJ gene encoding 30S ribosomal protein S10, translated as MSQKIRIKLKSYDYNLVDKSAEKIVKTVKTTGAVVTGPIPLPTHKKIFTVLRSPHVNKKSREQFELNSYKRLLDIYSSSSKTIDALMKLELPSGVEVEIKV; from the coding sequence ATGAGTCAAAAAATTAGAATAAAACTAAAATCATACGATTATAATTTAGTGGATAAATCTGCTGAAAAAATTGTAAAGACCGTAAAAACTACGGGCGCTGTGGTAACTGGTCCAATTCCATTACCAACACATAAAAAGATATTTACGGTATTGCGTTCACCGCACGTAAATAAAAAGTCAAGAGAGCAGTTTGAGTTAAACTCTTACAAGAGACTTTTAGATATCTACAGTTCTTCCTCTAAAACTATCGATGCGCTCATGAAATTAGAGCTGCCAAGTGGTGTAGAGGTTGAAATAAAGGTATAA
- the rpsG gene encoding 30S ribosomal protein S7, with protein MRKKQAKKRPLLPDPRFNDQLVTRFVNMMMWDGKKSIAYKVFYDAIDIVAEKKTDEEKTALEIWKDALSNVMPHVEVRSRRVGGATFQIPMQIRPDRKISTAMKWLISYSRKRNEKAMSQKLAGEILAAAKEEGAAVKKRTDTHKMAEANKAFSHFRF; from the coding sequence ATGAGAAAAAAACAGGCTAAAAAGAGACCTCTTTTGCCAGATCCAAGATTTAACGACCAGTTAGTAACTCGTTTCGTTAATATGATGATGTGGGATGGTAAAAAGTCAATAGCATACAAAGTATTTTATGATGCGATTGATATCGTAGCAGAAAAGAAAACGGACGAAGAAAAAACGGCTTTAGAAATATGGAAAGATGCTCTTTCTAATGTTATGCCGCATGTAGAGGTTAGAAGTAGAAGAGTTGGTGGGGCTACCTTTCAAATTCCGATGCAGATTAGACCGGACAGAAAAATTTCAACAGCAATGAAGTGGTTAATTAGTTACTCTCGTAAAAGAAACGAGAAAGCTATGTCACAAAAGTTAGCTGGGGAGATATTAGCAGCAGCCAAAGAAGAAGGTGCTGCGGTTAAGAAAAGAACAGATACTCACAAAATGGCAGAAGCCAATAAGGCTTTCTCTCACTTTAGATTTTAA
- the rplC gene encoding 50S ribosomal protein L3, with protein sequence MSGLIGKKVGMTSIFDENGKNIPCTVIEVGPCVVTQVRTLEVDGYSALQLGFDDKAEKRANKAETGHFKKAGVSPKKKVIEFRDFEGSYKLGDTIGADLFVEGEFVDAIGTSKGKGFQGVVKRHSFAGVGQATHGQHNRLRAPGSVGAASYPARVFKGIKMAGRMGGDKVTVQNLKVLKVVPEKNLVVLKGCVPGHKNAYVTIEK encoded by the coding sequence ATGTCTGGGTTAATAGGAAAAAAAGTAGGCATGACTAGTATTTTCGATGAAAACGGGAAAAATATTCCTTGTACAGTAATCGAAGTAGGTCCATGTGTAGTTACCCAAGTCAGAACCTTAGAGGTAGACGGGTACAGTGCCCTTCAGCTTGGTTTCGATGACAAGGCAGAAAAACGTGCTAACAAGGCCGAAACAGGTCATTTTAAAAAAGCAGGTGTTTCTCCAAAGAAAAAAGTCATTGAATTTCGAGATTTTGAAGGAAGCTATAAATTAGGAGACACCATTGGTGCAGATCTTTTTGTAGAAGGTGAATTTGTAGATGCTATTGGCACTTCAAAAGGTAAAGGTTTTCAAGGTGTTGTGAAACGCCATAGCTTTGCTGGGGTTGGTCAAGCAACGCACGGTCAGCATAATAGACTAAGAGCACCAGGTTCTGTAGGAGCAGCTTCTTATCCAGCTCGTGTTTTTAAAGGCATTAAAATGGCCGGTAGAATGGGTGGAGATAAGGTAACTGTTCAAAACCTTAAAGTTTTAAAAGTTGTTCCAGAAAAGAACCTTGTAGTGTTAAAAGGTTGTGTACCTGGTCATAAGAACGCTTACGTAACTATTGAGAAGTAA
- the fusA gene encoding elongation factor G: MSRDLKFTRNIGIAAHIDAGKTTTTERILFYTGVSHKIGEVHDGAATMDWMEQEQERGITITSAATTCTWVFPKENALPTAEAKDYHFNIIDTPGHVDFTVEVNRSLRILDGLVFLFSAVDGVEPQSETNWRLADNYKVPRLGFVNKMDRQGSNFLEVCKQIREMLKSNAVPIVLPIGDEADFRGIVDLVKNRAIVWHEDNFGATFDVVDIPEEMKAEVKEYRANLIEAVAEYDESLMEKFFEDENSITEEEVHAALRAAVMDMSIIPMICGSSFKNKGVQFLLDAVCRYLPSPLDRESVIGVNPDTDKEERRKPDVKEPFAALAFKIATDPFVGRLAFFRAYSGRLDAGSYVLNNRSGNKERISRIYQMHANKQNAIDFIEAGDIGAAVGFKDIKTGDTLSAEKHPIVLESMNFPDPVIGIAVEPKTKADVDKLGMALSKLAEEDPTFTARTDEASGQTIISGMGELHLDIIVDRLRREFKVEVNQGQPQVEYKEALTKNAGHRETYKKQSGGRGKFGDIVFEMGPADADFVGEGLQFVDQIKGGRIPKEFIPSVQKGFAAAMKAGPLAGYEMDTMKVVLTDGSFHPVDSDALSFELAAKMGYKAAGKAAGAVIMEPIMKIEVLTPEENMGDIVGDLNRRRGLINSMGDRAGAKVLKGEVPLSEMFGYVTALRTMSSGRATSTMEFSHYAETPSNISEEVIKAAKGITA; encoded by the coding sequence ATGTCAAGAGATTTAAAATTTACTAGAAATATAGGTATTGCTGCTCATATTGATGCCGGAAAAACGACGACTACTGAACGTATTTTATTTTACACAGGGGTAAGTCATAAAATCGGAGAGGTTCATGATGGTGCTGCAACTATGGACTGGATGGAGCAGGAGCAAGAGCGTGGTATTACTATTACTTCGGCTGCTACCACGTGTACATGGGTTTTTCCTAAAGAAAATGCACTACCAACAGCAGAAGCAAAAGACTACCATTTTAATATTATTGATACTCCGGGCCACGTAGATTTTACGGTTGAAGTAAACCGTTCGCTTCGTATCTTGGATGGTTTAGTGTTCTTGTTTAGTGCAGTGGATGGCGTTGAGCCACAATCTGAAACTAACTGGAGACTTGCTGATAATTATAAAGTTCCAAGATTAGGCTTTGTGAACAAGATGGATAGACAAGGGTCTAACTTTCTTGAAGTTTGTAAGCAGATCAGAGAAATGTTAAAATCAAACGCAGTTCCAATTGTATTGCCAATAGGTGATGAAGCTGATTTCAGAGGAATTGTTGATTTGGTAAAAAACAGAGCTATAGTTTGGCATGAAGATAACTTCGGAGCAACTTTTGATGTTGTGGATATTCCTGAAGAAATGAAGGCTGAAGTTAAAGAATACAGAGCTAACCTTATTGAGGCAGTAGCCGAGTATGACGAAAGCTTGATGGAAAAATTCTTCGAGGATGAAAATTCTATTACAGAAGAAGAGGTTCACGCAGCTTTAAGAGCGGCAGTTATGGATATGAGTATCATACCAATGATTTGTGGATCTTCGTTTAAAAATAAAGGGGTTCAGTTTTTATTGGATGCGGTTTGTCGTTATTTACCTTCTCCGTTAGATAGAGAGAGTGTTATCGGGGTGAATCCAGATACTGATAAAGAAGAACGTCGTAAGCCAGATGTTAAGGAGCCATTTGCGGCTTTGGCTTTTAAAATTGCTACGGATCCTTTTGTAGGTCGTTTGGCATTTTTTAGAGCGTATTCTGGGCGTTTAGACGCTGGTTCTTACGTATTAAATAATCGTTCTGGTAATAAAGAACGTATTTCAAGAATTTATCAAATGCATGCGAATAAGCAAAATGCAATTGATTTTATTGAAGCAGGAGATATTGGTGCAGCTGTTGGTTTTAAAGATATTAAAACAGGCGATACTTTATCTGCAGAAAAGCATCCTATTGTATTGGAAAGTATGAATTTTCCTGATCCAGTAATTGGTATTGCAGTAGAGCCAAAAACAAAGGCTGACGTAGATAAGTTAGGTATGGCTTTGTCTAAGTTAGCGGAAGAAGATCCGACATTCACAGCAAGAACTGATGAAGCCTCTGGGCAGACCATTATTTCTGGAATGGGAGAACTTCACTTGGATATTATTGTAGATCGTTTAAGACGTGAATTTAAAGTTGAAGTAAATCAAGGGCAGCCTCAGGTTGAATACAAAGAAGCTTTAACTAAAAATGCTGGCCATAGAGAAACCTATAAAAAGCAATCTGGTGGTCGTGGTAAGTTTGGTGACATCGTATTTGAGATGGGACCTGCTGATGCTGATTTTGTTGGAGAAGGCTTACAATTTGTGGATCAAATTAAAGGGGGTCGTATTCCAAAAGAATTCATTCCATCGGTACAGAAAGGTTTTGCAGCCGCAATGAAGGCTGGTCCTTTAGCTGGTTATGAAATGGATACCATGAAGGTAGTTTTAACAGATGGTTCATTCCACCCTGTCGATTCTGATGCACTTTCTTTTGAGTTAGCAGCTAAAATGGGATACAAAGCCGCAGGTAAAGCTGCTGGTGCTGTGATCATGGAGCCTATAATGAAGATTGAGGTATTGACACCTGAAGAAAATATGGGTGATATTGTTGGAGATTTAAACCGAAGAAGAGGTTTGATCAATAGCATGGGTGATAGAGCAGGAGCGAAAGTTCTTAAAGGTGAAGTGCCATTATCAGAAATGTTTGGTTATGTTACAGCATTAAGAACCATGTCATCTGGTAGAGCAACATCAACTATGGAATTTTCACATTATGCGGAGACACCTTCAAATATATCTGAAGAAGTTATCAAAGCAGCAAAAGGAATAACCGCTTAA
- the rpsL gene encoding 30S ribosomal protein S12 encodes MPTISQLVRKGRATITKKSKSAALDSCPQRRGVCTRVYTTTPKKPNSAMRKVARVRLTNGKEVNAYIPGEGHNLQEHSIVLVRGGRVKDLPGVRYHIVRGALDTAGVAGRTQRRSKYGAKRPKK; translated from the coding sequence ATGCCAACAATTTCACAATTAGTACGAAAAGGAAGGGCCACGATTACTAAGAAGAGTAAATCGGCTGCTTTAGATTCGTGTCCTCAAAGAAGAGGGGTTTGTACTCGTGTTTACACAACTACACCAAAGAAACCAAATTCTGCAATGCGTAAAGTTGCAAGGGTTAGGTTAACAAATGGTAAGGAAGTAAACGCATACATCCCAGGTGAGGGTCACAATTTACAAGAGCACTCGATAGTATTAGTAAGGGGCGGAAGAGTTAAGGATTTACCAGGTGTTAGGTATCATATCGTTAGAGGTGCTTTAGATACAGCAGGTGTTGCTGGAAGAACCCAACGTAGATCTAAGTATGGTGCTAAAAGACCTAAGAAGTAA
- the rplB gene encoding 50S ribosomal protein L2, with amino-acid sequence MSVRKLKPITPGQRFRVVNGFDAITTDKPEKSLLAPLKKSGGRNSQGKMTIRQKGGGHKRRYRVIDFKRDKQGAAVVESIQYDPNRSAFIALVAYADGEKRYVVAQNGLQVGQEVSASETASPEIGNALPLSVIPLGTIISCIELRPGQGAVMARSAGTFAQLVARDGKFVTIKLPSGEIRLVLSTCMATIGAVSNSDHQLLVSGKAGRSRWLGRRPRTRPVAMNPVDHPMGGGEGRASGGHPRSRNGIPAKGYRTRSKTKATNRYIIERRKK; translated from the coding sequence ATGTCAGTTAGAAAATTAAAACCAATCACTCCAGGACAGCGTTTTAGAGTAGTAAACGGATTCGACGCGATTACTACTGATAAGCCGGAGAAGAGCTTACTCGCTCCGTTAAAAAAGTCCGGAGGTAGAAACAGTCAGGGAAAAATGACTATCCGTCAAAAGGGTGGAGGTCATAAGAGAAGGTATCGTGTAATCGATTTTAAAAGAGACAAGCAAGGTGCTGCTGTTGTAGAATCTATTCAATACGATCCAAATAGATCAGCTTTTATTGCGCTAGTAGCGTATGCTGATGGAGAGAAAAGGTATGTTGTAGCACAGAACGGATTACAGGTAGGGCAAGAGGTTTCGGCAAGCGAAACGGCCTCACCAGAAATCGGAAATGCGCTTCCATTAAGTGTAATACCTTTAGGAACAATTATTTCTTGTATAGAATTACGTCCTGGACAAGGTGCTGTTATGGCGAGAAGTGCCGGAACGTTTGCACAGTTAGTAGCAAGGGATGGTAAATTTGTGACCATAAAGCTTCCTTCAGGGGAAATTAGATTGGTGCTATCAACATGTATGGCAACTATTGGAGCTGTTTCAAATTCTGATCACCAGTTATTAGTTTCTGGAAAAGCAGGTAGAAGCAGATGGTTAGGAAGAAGACCAAGAACAAGACCGGTAGCAATGAACCCTGTCGATCACCCAATGGGTGGTGGTGAAGGTAGAGCGTCAGGTGGTCATCCAAGATCTAGAAACGGTATTCCTGCTAAAGGATATAGAACTCGTTCGAAGACCAAGGCTACAAATAGATATATAATAGAACGTAGAAAGAAATAA